The window AGTCTTATAATCTATATTTGTGATACTATCTTCTAATTGACTAAAATATGGCAATGCAAAATCATAACTAACGCTATCAAATACATAATCACCTTTTGCTCTAAAGCCAAGTCTATAGCCATCTACCTCATCATCAAAATCGATGGTATTGCAGATTCCATTTGCATTTGGACTAGGAGGAATAAAAATCACATCTATTTTATCTTCTATTTGAAGTGAAGCTAGAATCTTTGCTAAATAAGTAGCATTTGGATGAGCATATAAATCACTTCCAATCACTATAAGTGGCTTTGAAGAAAGCTTAGATTCTAGATTTAAGAAAGTTTCATAATCCAATTTTGCATTCATAAACAAATCATAATATTCTACATTTATATTTTTTTCTTCATCATCTTGTGTCATTTTGTGATTGATATTTATCTTAGAATCTTCCAATACTTTTAATAATGGATTATTACAATCTAGAATCTTTAAAATAGCAAGTATTGCTGCATCATCGCTATTTGTAGCTAAATTGATTGTAGTTACATTTTTTGATAATTTTGAAATAAGCTTATCGCTAAATGGATGAATATAAATAAAACTAGAATCTTTTTTTAGTTTTAATGTATTATTGATTTTATATCTAAGCAATGGATTCTCATTTTTTAAACTAGAGCCAATTGAAACAATCACTTTATAATTAGATATATCTTTTAGCATAGTATTTTTAGCACCACTTCCATAATAGATGCTAATAAAATCTTTGTATTGTTTTAAAATATTATTTACTAATTTTACCCCAAGATTATTTTTTAATAATGCTAAAAATTTTGCCTCATTATTTGTTACATTTCCGCCAACTATAATATTTTTTGCTCTCTTTATTGCATCTATTGCTACATCAAAATTATTTAAATCTAATTTTGGTGATATGTCATATGCAAAACGACCCGCCCCGCATATAGGATTGAAATTGAAATCATTTGTAACGCGATAAATGTGATATTTGTTTTTAGAATCTTTTTTGCCTTCATAGACGATTTTACAACCACTTGGACATAGGTTGCAAGTTGAGCTAACTTTATTTAATTCCCATGCATTGCTTGTATATTGAAAACTTTTCACACCAAGAGCCCCAACAGGACATACACTAACGCACTCACTACAATCTATACAAGGATTCTCACCTACAAAGCCTATAATACTTTTTTGTTTTCTATTCCAAACACTAAATGCATCTTTTGGCATTCTTTCTTTCCAATATGCTGCATCAAGAGCTGGAGAATCTACTTTTACTGCTTTGATATTAGATTCGCCTAGATTATCTTTGCAGGTTGTTACACATCGCTCACACAATATACAAAGGCTAGGATCGTATTTTACATGTGACCAAGAAGCAAAAGTGTTAAAAGATGGTGAGACAAATAGATTTTGAGAATTTACACCCATTAAAAGTGTGTAATCTTGCAATTCACATTCTCCACTTTTATCACATACACCACACTCTAGTGGGTGATTTACTACATAGCTTTTCATGATATCTTTTCGTTCACTCTCTATTTCTTTTGTGCTTGTAATGATATTCATACCATCTTTGATTTTTGTATTGCAAGCATATGTTCGTTTTCCATCAACATCAACCATACAAAGCTTACAGGCAAGAGTAGGAGAACATTTACTCAAATAACAAATTGCTGGAATAAAAATATTATTCTTTCGTGCAACCTCAAGAATGTATTCACCCTCATTTGCTTCTAAATTAATATTATTAATAGTTATCTTTGCCATATATCACCTTAACTGACTTTATTTATAATAACTTTTTTATATCTATATCCACAATTGATATTTTCATCTATACTTAGGATACCAATCACACCACTTAAAGCAGAATCTAGAATACTCAAAGCTTTTATCTTAAAATCATCAAAACAAATTTCAATGCAATCATTATTATTTATTTTCCAAGCCCTTGCAAATTCCTGTGAAAATCTCAACAATGGTTTTTGTGCCGATAATACAGAATCCACATACACTATACAACCATTATTTTCAGGAAGATGGCTGATTTTTTCTATATTTGAGATTCTATTTTTTATTGTATAGATTCTATTTGTATCACTTCCTAAAAATGCGATATTTATAGATTGTGCTAAATGAGAAAAAATATTTAATATATTTTTGCTTCTTTGGTGTAAATAAAAATTACTACCAAAGAGTAATAATGACTTCTTATGTGAGTAAAAACTTTTTTTGATTTCTTGCATTTCTTCTTCAGAGATATTTGTCTCAGATGTCAAATACCCATAATCTAGTGTTTTTATATAATCTTCTAGATTTAAACCTTTATAAAAATCATGCAAAAATAGTGCAGCTACACCCTCTTCTGTGCCAGCCTCATATCGTATATAATGCTTTACTTGCATATCAAGTAGTGGATTTATATAAATATCGCTAGTAATATTTTTTGCATAAATACCAAGTGCTATTATAAAATCAAAATCATTTAAATACTTAGTATCAAAACTAGAATCTATATAATCTCTTATCATAATGTTTCTTCTTTAGAATCTTGCATTTTTTCTTTTTTGATTACAATGCTCCAATCTACTTCATTAAATCTAATAGAATTTAAAAGCTGAAATCCAAGCGATTTTATAGAATCATTTGCCATATTTACAATGCTCCCATCGCTTCCATCTCCACCAATTTCAAATATAAAAATACCAACTTCGCCATCACTTAATTCATCTTTTATAATTTCATTCATTCTATTTATAAAATCATTTTTATATTGTCTTAAATCATATCTTTTCATAAAAACCCTAATCCTATCTATCAATCTCACCAAATATAATATTTGCAGATCCAATTATAGTAACAACATCAGCTAGATAATGTCCTGGAAGCAAATCTTGCAATAAACCAGTATGAAAAAAGCTAGGCGTTCTTATTTTTAATCTATATGGATATGGCTCACCTGTGGAATTGATAAAAAATCCTAGCTCACCTTTTGGAGATTCTGTAGGGGCATATACTTCGCCAATAGGTGGTCTCATGCCTTGTGTAACCAATACAAAATGCTGCATCAAAGAATAATTTTGAGTCATTATCTGTTCTTTTGGCGCAGAAATATATGATGGAGAATCTGCCATGATTTGCGGTGGGGTATCTTTATACATTTTTATTAATTGACGCAAGATTCTGCTTGATTGTCTTATTTCTTCCATATAAAGCAAATATCTAGCATAGCTATCGCCATCTGTAGCATATGGCACATCAAATTCTACTTCATTATATAATTCATAAGGTTCTTCTTTTCTAAGATCCCATTTATACCCACAACATCGAAGCATTACACCACTTAAAGCCCATTTTTTTGCTAAGTCTTTTGTAACAACTCCAACATTTTCCAATCTTGCACGCCAGATTCTATTTTCACTTAAAAGTTTTTCTATCAAGCCTATTTCTTTTGGCAATCTATCAAGAAATGCACTTAGATTCTCACACCAATTTTGTGGCAAATCAAGAGGCACTCCACCTATTCTAATGCTAGAATGTGTAAGCCTAGCTCCACAATAATCCTCTATTAAATCAAGTGCATATTCTCTTTCTTTAAATCCATAAAGCATAACAGATAAAGCACCTACATCCATACCATGCACAGAAATAAAAAATATATGTGAGATGATTCTATTTAGCTCTAAAAGCATCATCCTAATGATTTGTGCTCTTCGTGGCACTTCTAGGCCTATTAATTTTTCTACACTAAGTGCAAAAGCATAATTATTTGATGAAGCATTGATATAATCTAATCTATCAGTTGTAGGCAAAAACTCATTATATATCATATTTTCTGCCATCTTTTCTACACCTCTATGTAGATAACCAATATCTGGTGTAGCCTTTGTTATTAGCTCACCATCTAATTCTAATATCAATCTTAGCTGTCCGTGTGCTGATGGATGCTGTGGTCCAAAATTTAATATCATTTTATCATCATCACGTTCAAATGCGATATTTTCAAATTGTGGTTTTAATCTAGTATAAATTTGTGCCATTTTTGCCTCTTAGCGTCTTTTTGTAAGCTCTTTTGATTTATCAAACTTTGTAACTACAAATACCCCTTTATTTTCTTGATAAGTAATATCATGTAAAACAGATGAAACTTGCTCGCCTTTTGCCACCTCAAACCCCATATGAGCAAAATTAAAAGTATCTTTTGGATTTATATATGAAGAATCTCTATTTTCAGGACCTACTACATCTCTATATTCTTCTCCAAAAATCTTATCGATTTCATACCATTGTGCGCTTAAATCTCCATGTAATGGATAATCTTTTCGCAATGGATGCCCACTCCAATCATCTGGCATTAATATCCTCTTTAATGCTTTATGATTATTAAACTTAATACCAAACATATCATAAGCTTCTCTCTCGCTCCAAAGTGCATTTCTGTAAATATGCGATATAGAATCTATACAATCTTTTGTATGTGTTTTTACTCGCAAACGCAACTTTTTGTCCATAGATAATAATTGATAAAACACTTCAAAACTATCATCACTTAAATGAATGGCACTCATCTCACTTAATATATCAAAGCTAATTTCTTTTATAAACAAAAATGTATTTAAAACTTCATCTTTATTTATAAAAATTACTAAATTATCAAGCTCAACATAAGATTTTATTATATTTACTTTAGATTCTATCAAAGAAAAAACATCGCTAAATTTTGTTTCATTTGGATTTTGTTTTAGAGTATGTGGTGCTTGGTAGAATCTATTCTTATGATAAACCTTTTTTTGTATATCTTGCATATATTTCCTCTTAAATCAAACGTTTTTTTGTTTGGTGTTGCAAAGCTTTTTTGCTTCTTATGTATTGTTGTAAAACCATAACTGCATATTGCAATGTTTCTGGTCTAGGAGCACAACCTGGAAGATATATATCAACAGGTATGATTCTATCAACCCCTTGAACCGTTGCATAAGTATTAAACATTCCGCCTGTATTTGCACAGCTGCCCATAGAAATCACCCACTTTGGTTCTGGCATTTGATCATATAATCTTCTAACAAATTCAGCATGTTTTTTTGTAACCGTACCTGCTACAATCATAACATCACTTTGTCTTGGACTTGCCCTAAAAATCGTGCCAAATCTATCAAAATCATATCTTGAGCCACCACTTGCCATCATCTCAATCGCACAGCAAGCAAGTCCATAGGTCATAGCCCAAAGTGAATTGCTTCTACCCCAATTAATAAGCTTATCAATACTTGTTAAAGTTACAGGTATATTATTGTTTTTTAAATAATCTACTTCAAACTTTGCCATTGTAATGCCCCTTTTCTCCATGCATAAATAAAACCAATAGATAATAAAAATATAAATATAAGCATTTCTGCAAATCCAAACATTTCTAGAATCTTAAAATCCACAGCCCAAGGAAACATAAAAATAATCTCAACATCAAACAAAATAAATAACAATGCCATTATATAATACCTAGATGAGATTCTATTTTGTTGTTTATTTGGGATAACGCCACATTCATATTGTGCAAGTTTTAGTTTTTCCCTGTTCTTGCTTGCAAATCTTGTGCTTAGCTTTCTTTGTATAAAAAGTGTCAAACCAAAAGCTATAAATGTAATAACAAATAGCATAAAGACACCAAAATAAGGGTATGCAAATACAGAATGCGACATTTAAATAACTCCACAAAAATTTTAAAAGATGTTTCAAATTTTAAGATAAAAAACTTAATAAAAACTATTTTTCAAGAAATAATGTTTCTTTTTTAATTTTTACTATTTCTAAAAGTCATTTTTGTTGATGGACTTCATCAAATTTTGCCTTCATTGTTGGATTGTCCTTTGTTAGTCGTTTTATGCTTAAATCTTCTGCTTTATTATTTGCTAATCGTAAATTATTTTGCGATGATAATAATGCTTCTTTTGTTTTTTGCAAATGGTTGATTGTTTTGTCTATTTCCTCAATTGCTTTACAAAACTTTTCACTTGCAATGCGATAATTTCTAGAAAATTGATCTTTGAAATCATTTATCTTATTTTCAAAATTAGCAATATCGATATTTTGATTTTTAATAAGTATCAATTCTTTTTTGACTTGCAAAGCATTTAGTGCTGCATTTCTTAAAAGTGTTATTATTGGGATAAAAAATTGCGGACGAATAACATACATCTTTTCATAACGATGCGAGACATCTACTATGCCAGAATTATATAGTTCATTTTCAGGCTCTAGCATGGTTACTAAGACAGCGTATTCACAATTTTTATCTCTTCTATCTTTATCTAGTTCTTTTAAAAAATCTTCATTTTTCTTTTTTGTAGCAGTAAAATTAGATTCATTTTTCATCTCAAACATGATTGATATAAACTCACTGCCATCTTTATCATAACAGCGAAAAATATAATCTCCCTTGCTACCAGAACTAGCATCATTATCTTTTTCAAAATAAGCATCTTGAAATCCTATTGCACGAAGTTTATTAAACTCTATTTCACAATGTTGCTCTAAACTCTCGCCTATCATTTTTGTAGATAATCTTGCTTTAAAATCTTTAATCTTTGATATTTCCTCATCTTTAAATCTAAGATTCTCTTCATATTTTTCTCTTAGAGCTTGTTCTTTTAACTGATATTGCCCATTTAATTTTTGGATATGATTTTCTTTCTCTAGAATCTCTGAATCTTTTTTGCTAATAATTTTAGTAATTTCTAGTTCTTTATCTTTGCTAAAAGATTCTAATTTATTTTTAAGTTCTAGGATTTCTTTATCTTTTTGTGAGGTAATCTCTATCATAGCATTTTGTTTTGATAGTTGCTCTTTTGTGATTAAAGATTCTAATCTTGCTATTTCATGATCTTTTTTGTTTAATTCCTCACTAAATTGATTTTTAGAATCTAGCTTTGCTAGCATAATTGCATTTTCTTTTTCTTTCTCTAATTGATCACTAAATGTTTTTAATTCATTTTGAAATTCTTTATCTTTAATTTGTTTTAAAATAGCAGCATAGCCAGATTCATCTACCTTAAAAACTTCACCACATTTTGGACATTTTATCTCTTTTGTATTCATTTAAGATTCTCCTTTTAGGGGCAAATCAATGCTCAACTTTATGTAAAAAATCTAATAATCTCTTGCTTTTTGGGTTATTAAAAAAGTCATTTCCATTGCCAATTTCTACTATTTTTCCATCTTCCATAAATATTGCTTTTGTAGCTATATTTTTTGCAAACCTCATCTCATGCGTAACGCAAACCATAGTCATTCCATCATTTGCAAGCTCTGTAATAAGCTCTAATACTTCACCTACCATCTCTGGATCAAGTGCGCTTGTAGGCTCATCAAAAAGTAATACATCAGGCTTATTCATCAAAGCCCTTGCAATTGCAACTCTTTGCTTTTGTCCGCCAGATAAATATGATGGAAATTCATCTTTTTTGCTACTTAATCCAATCTTGTTTAGTAAGATTAAAGCTTCATTTATGGCTTCTTCTTTTGTCATTCTTTTTAATTTTGTAGGAGCTAGGATAAGATTATCTAAGACATTTAGATTATTAAAAAGATTAAAATGTTGAAAAACCATGCCCATTTTTACTCTAGCAGAATCTAGATTCCACTTGTATTTACTATCAATCTCTTTTATTTTGCTTTTTAATGCACTTTTGCTAAGCCCTTGCAATTCATCATATAAAGTTATATCAATATTTGAAATTCGCTTATTTTCAAACCACACTTCACCGCTACTTGGAATCTCAAGAAGATTCATGCAACGAAGTAAAGTTGATTTACCGCTTCCACTTGGACCAATGATGACAACTCTTTCTTTAGCAAAAATATCTAGATTTATATTATCAAGCACTAATTTATTATTAAAAACTTTACTTAAACTCCTAATACTTATCACTTGCACGCAATTTCCTTTCAAAGATTCTTACAAAATATGTAGCGATCAAAACAAGAATTAAATAACTAAGTGCCAAAAATAAATAAGGTATCATAAATTCATAACTAGAACTTCCAATAGACCTAAATGCGTATGTCAAATCATGCACGGTTATATAATTTGCAACTGATGTTTCTTTTAATAATGCAATAAATTCATTGCAAAGTGGAGGTAGTGAATTTTTTAATGCTTGTGGAAATACAATAAACCGCATAGCTTGTTTTTCTTTTAGCCCTAGAGCCCTAGCTGCTTCATTTTGCCCTATATCAATACTCAAGATTCCGCTACGTACGATTTCGCTTACATATGCTCCACTATTTAATCCAAATATAAATACCGCTACAAGCAAGGCACTGCCACCACCTAAACCAAATAAAGGCAAAATAACAAAATAAATAAATAATAATTGCACGACAATTGGTGTCCCTCTAAAGAATCCAACATAACATTTTGCTATACAAACTAGAATCTTATAAGAAATTGATTTATCTTTTTTTGTCATCAAAATTGCGACCAAAGTCCCTACAATAAGCCCAATAAAAAGTGCGCAAATACTTAAAACTATCGTAACACCAAGCCCTTCTAATACCAATTTATAACCATCTTTTAGTATAAATTGATTATAAAAAATCTCTATTTTATCAACCAAATAACAACCTTAATTATAAGAATAACCATAAAGCAAATATATATTGTATAAAAATTATCTTTGAAAATATAAAATGATGCAGATTTTTTTGTAAGTAGAATCTATTGAGTTAAACTCAATAGATTGAAGTGTTATTTTCCTGTAAGACCTTTTATGTATTCATCAATTAGATACAAGCTAGTATCACTATTGCCTGCTAAGCTGATCTTATCTTTGATGCCTCTAAATAATGTTTCTTCTTCATGTTGTTCTGCTACATACCATTGTAAAAAATTAAATGTAGAATAATCTTTTACATTTAATGCAAGTTCAACTAATTCATTTATAGATTTTGTAATTTTTAATTCATGCTCGTAAGTTTTTTCAAATACATCTAACAATGATTTAAAATTAGATTCTGGCTTTTCAATAGATTCTATTGTGAGAAGAGAATCTGTTTCGTTTAAATAAGAAATAAGTTTTGTTGCATGAGTGCTTTCCTCTTTTGCATGCTCAAATAAAAACAATCCTGCTCCATCATATCTATGTGTATAGCACCAAGAACTCATATTAAAATACAAGTTAGATGCATATGTTTCCTTTGCTACTTGTTCGTTTAGCTTTTTTATGACTTCATTTGAAAGCATTTCCATCTCCTTTTGTTTATTTTTTCGATTTATACCAACAACAAGCTTAAACTACCAAAAAAAGTAAAAAATTTGTAGAATCTACAATTATTTAAAATTTATACTCTAAGGTTGATTTATGAAGATAGTTTTATTTTTTCTATCAATAATTGGAATTATATTTAGTGGTTGCAAAAGTGATAAATTGACGATGGCAACAGCTGCAAATTTTGCTCCATTTGAATATATTAGTGGTGGTGAATTTCAAGGAATTGATATTGATGTAGCAAAAATTATTGCAAGTGAATTGGGAAAGGAATTAGTGATTTCAGATATGGAATTTGACTCAGTTGTGCAATCTGTTGCTTCAAAAAATGCAGATATAGGGCTATCTGGTCTAACTATGAATGAAGCTAGAAAACAAGTAATAGATTTTAGTGATACATATTTTAATGCAGCACAAATGCTAATAATAAAAGAAAATGATAAAAGATTTGAGAATCTAAAAACAAAAGAAGATGTAATAAAAGCAATCAATAAAATAAAAGGCTTAAAAATTGGTGTCCAAGCAGGAACAACAGGAGAATTTTATTCAAAAGGTGATAAAGATTGGGGATTTGATGGTTTTAAAAATACGACAACTATTAGTTTTACAAATGGTGCTATGGCAATAACTGCTATGCTAAATAATCAATTAGATGTAGTAATCATAGATGAAATGCCAGCAAGAGTATTGACAAAAACAAATAGTGGCATTGAGCTAATAGATATAGCACTAACTGATGAAAAATATGCTATTGCAGTAAGTAAAGGAAATAATGAGTTATTAAATAAAATAAATGAGATTCTAAGAGCAATAAAACAAGATGGAAGAATGCAAGAAATAATCAATAAATACTATACACAAAATCAATAGTTTTATGGTTTTACAACCATAAAACGATCAAAAACTATCTGCAAAATTATTAACAACAAAAAAGCAAACAGCTGCAAATATAGCAGATACTGGGACGGTAATAAGCCACGCCATGACAATTTTTGTCAAAGCACTTCTTTTTACAAGCTCATCTTTTACACTCTTTTTCAAAGCTTTCTTTGCTTTTTTATTTAATATTGAGTTATGCTTATCTTCAACTTTTAGATTCTTTAGAATCTCTTGTTTTCTTTTTATAGATGATTTTCTAAAATCATTTAAAAAGCTTTCTACAATTGCTGCATCTTTGCCTTTGTGTGCTTGTATGATTTCTTGCTCCATTTTATTGTAATTACTCTTTAGGTATTCTCTTAAAAATCCTATACCAAAGATAGCACCAATAGCAATATGAGTAGAGCTCACAGGAAGTCCCAAAGCAGAAGCAATCAAAACTGTAATAGAAGCAGATAAAGCTATACAAAATGCTCTTATTCTATCTAGCTCTGTTATTTCGCTACCAACCGTTTTTATTAATTTTGGTCCATACAATGCAAGACCAACTGAGATTCCAAGTCCGCCAAGTATCATGATCCAAATAGGAGCATTTGATTTTGCATCTATTACTCCACTTATAGCTTGATTTATAGCAGCAAGAGGACCTATTGCATTTGCAACATCATTTGCACCATGTGCAAAACTAAGTAATGCAGCAGAAAAAATAAGTGGAATTGTAAATAAATCACCTACTGCATCTTTTGTATTTTGAAGTGTATCTGCTTTTTTTGAGATGATAGGTTTTGTTAGTATAAAAATCAATATAGCAATTATGGTAGATATTAGAATCTGCGAGAGTGAATTTAAATAAATAATCTTTGAGAGTCCTTTTTGTAAGAGATAAAGACAAAAAGACCAAGACATTATAAATATTAAAATTGGTATCACTTTTTTTGCTGCTAATCTTTTATCATTTTGATATGTGATAGTCCGCTTCACAATATACAAAAACATAACAGATACAATCCCTCCTACCATAGGAGATACAATCCAACTTATGATTATTTCTAACATCACGCCCCAATGAATAACCCCAAGACCACCTGCAGCAATTGATGAGCCTATCAATCCACCTACAATAGAATGCGTAGTAGAAACAGGTGCTCCAATAAAAGTAGCGAGATTTAACCATAAAGCACCAGCAATAAGTGCAGCTAACATCACAGCAATAAAAGTATTTATATCACTAAAAGTATCTTGTGATACGATACCAGAACGAATAGTATCTACAACATCACCACCTGCAATAATAGCTCCAGCTGCCTCAAATATCGCTGCAATAAATATGGCAAAGCCTAAACTCATGGTATTTGATCCTACTGCAGGACCAACATTGTTAGCTACATCATTAGCGCCAATATTCATAGCCATATACATTCCAAAAATGGTGCTAATCATTATTAGCATATTATTACCACTATCACTAAAAATAGTGGAGGCGATACAAGTAATGCACATAAATACCAATGCTATAGTGATTTTTCTAGCATCACTTATGCCTACTTGCATACCTTGCTCTATTTTATTAAAACTTTTCATATCCATAATTAAAACCCTTTTTGCGATGTTTATGAAGTTTTATATTATAGTGAAAATAGTTAATTTATAATATGAATTTAATGTGAAAGAATTAAGAATAGATACCAATTTTGCACCTAAATAAAATATAATAATTATATTTCTAGATAAAGAATATTAATGTAAATCTCTATACCACAATAGCCATAAATCTTGTATAAATATAAAAAAATTAATAGAATCAACTATTTTTCAAAAAAAAGACAAAACAACATAGATAAGTAGGATAGTATGAATATCACTCTTGATACATATATCATTTCTGATACACATTTTGGGCAAAATTCTATAATCAAAAAAGAAAGAATACGCAATCTCATAGCAAATAATCTAGGGTATAAAAATCATTTTGATTTAATTGTTGATAATTGGAATAAAAAAGTAAGCCAAAAAGATAGAATCTTGCATTTAGGTGATGTTTATTTTAAAGATGGATTCTCATATCTAAAAAAATTAAATGGCAAAAAAATGCTAATAATTGGAAATAATGATATAAAAAAGCTACATAAACTAGAAAAATTTAATTTTGAAATGAAAAATAAAGTCATTTTAAAGATACCACAAAAAGAAAAAATAAGAGAGAAAATAAAACAAAAATATGGAACAATACAAGAAAAAATATATCTAAATGGAATCATCATGGATATTGATGGAGAGAGAATCTTGTTTAGTCATTTTCCAGTTTTTAATAGAAAACCAAATGATAGATTTGATGCTATTAGAGATGTGTTAGATGATTATTTTAGATTTAGTGATTGTTCGCTAAATATACATGGACATACGCATTCAAAAGAAACAAATAATAAATTTTGTATCAATGTATCAATAGAGCAAACGATGCTCGCACCAATAAAATTAAAAAAAATACTAAAAGATTATAGGAGTAGATTATGAATATTTTAGTCCCAATAATGCAAGGATTTGAAGAAATAGAATTAGTAAGTATAATAGATACACTAAGAAGAGCTGATATAAATATCATTATTGCTAGAGATTCTAATAATGATGACGAAATGGTAATAGGAGCGCATAATATTATCATAAAATCAATGTGCAAAATCTCACAAGTCGATATAGATAGCCTAGATGGCATTGCTCTTGCAGGTGGATTTGAGGGGATGTTAAACCTAAAAAATAGCAAAGAAATAATAGAAATATTACAAAAACTAGATAAACAAAATAAGCTTATATCTGCGATTTGTGCTTCACCTATCGTGCTAGCCCAAGCAGGAGTGCTAAAAAATCATTTTACATGCTATCCAGGATGTGAGAGTGAAATACAAGTAGCAACAAAATATACACAACAAGCTACTTGCATAGATGAAAATATAATCACTGCAAATGGTCCAGCAAGCGGAATCTTATTTGCCCTTGAAATCATTAAAAAACTACAAGGCAAAGAAAAATACAATAAAATAAAAAGTGAAATGCTTATTGTAGAATCA of the Helicobacter sp. MIT 99-5507 genome contains:
- a CDS encoding NADH-quinone oxidoreductase subunit G; amino-acid sequence: MAKITINNINLEANEGEYILEVARKNNIFIPAICYLSKCSPTLACKLCMVDVDGKRTYACNTKIKDGMNIITSTKEIESERKDIMKSYVVNHPLECGVCDKSGECELQDYTLLMGVNSQNLFVSPSFNTFASWSHVKYDPSLCILCERCVTTCKDNLGESNIKAVKVDSPALDAAYWKERMPKDAFSVWNRKQKSIIGFVGENPCIDCSECVSVCPVGALGVKSFQYTSNAWELNKVSSTCNLCPSGCKIVYEGKKDSKNKYHIYRVTNDFNFNPICGAGRFAYDISPKLDLNNFDVAIDAIKRAKNIIVGGNVTNNEAKFLALLKNNLGVKLVNNILKQYKDFISIYYGSGAKNTMLKDISNYKVIVSIGSSLKNENPLLRYKINNTLKLKKDSSFIYIHPFSDKLISKLSKNVTTINLATNSDDAAILAILKILDCNNPLLKVLEDSKININHKMTQDDEEKNINVEYYDLFMNAKLDYETFLNLESKLSSKPLIVIGSDLYAHPNATYLAKILASLQIEDKIDVIFIPPSPNANGICNTIDFDDEVDGYRLGFRAKGDYVFDSVSYDFALPYFSQLEDSITNIDYKTLPLYPINNKIDYLEQLGRYLGFDFESDKITLNNKYGNDGADLRGITIAPRISYYIDDIKFVKIDYVDSNAYMRDFGVHFYPYTKYSKNLDYNVGIYVSKEYLEKLNCNEGDIIKIESEYGKIEANIYIDVDMDGEYFAISPQINNADKFFGKTKYIKAGVLL
- a CDS encoding NADH-ubiquinone oxidoreductase subunit E family protein, which translates into the protein MKRYDLRQYKNDFINRMNEIIKDELSDGEVGIFIFEIGGDGSDGSIVNMANDSIKSLGFQLLNSIRFNEVDWSIVIKKEKMQDSKEETL
- the nuoD gene encoding NADH dehydrogenase (quinone) subunit D; translated protein: MAQIYTRLKPQFENIAFERDDDKMILNFGPQHPSAHGQLRLILELDGELITKATPDIGYLHRGVEKMAENMIYNEFLPTTDRLDYINASSNNYAFALSVEKLIGLEVPRRAQIIRMMLLELNRIISHIFFISVHGMDVGALSVMLYGFKEREYALDLIEDYCGARLTHSSIRIGGVPLDLPQNWCENLSAFLDRLPKEIGLIEKLLSENRIWRARLENVGVVTKDLAKKWALSGVMLRCCGYKWDLRKEEPYELYNEVEFDVPYATDGDSYARYLLYMEEIRQSSRILRQLIKMYKDTPPQIMADSPSYISAPKEQIMTQNYSLMQHFVLVTQGMRPPIGEVYAPTESPKGELGFFINSTGEPYPYRLKIRTPSFFHTGLLQDLLPGHYLADVVTIIGSANIIFGEIDR
- a CDS encoding NADH-quinone oxidoreductase subunit C; its protein translation is MQDIQKKVYHKNRFYQAPHTLKQNPNETKFSDVFSLIESKVNIIKSYVELDNLVIFINKDEVLNTFLFIKEISFDILSEMSAIHLSDDSFEVFYQLLSMDKKLRLRVKTHTKDCIDSISHIYRNALWSEREAYDMFGIKFNNHKALKRILMPDDWSGHPLRKDYPLHGDLSAQWYEIDKIFGEEYRDVVGPENRDSSYINPKDTFNFAHMGFEVAKGEQVSSVLHDITYQENKGVFVVTKFDKSKELTKRR
- a CDS encoding NADH-quinone oxidoreductase subunit B family protein, with translation MAKFEVDYLKNNNIPVTLTSIDKLINWGRSNSLWAMTYGLACCAIEMMASGGSRYDFDRFGTIFRASPRQSDVMIVAGTVTKKHAEFVRRLYDQMPEPKWVISMGSCANTGGMFNTYATVQGVDRIIPVDIYLPGCAPRPETLQYAVMVLQQYIRSKKALQHQTKKRLI
- a CDS encoding NAD(P)H-quinone oxidoreductase subunit 3, whose protein sequence is MSHSVFAYPYFGVFMLFVITFIAFGLTLFIQRKLSTRFASKNREKLKLAQYECGVIPNKQQNRISSRYYIMALLFILFDVEIIFMFPWAVDFKILEMFGFAEMLIFIFLLSIGFIYAWRKGALQWQSLK
- a CDS encoding DUF2130 domain-containing protein — its product is MNTKEIKCPKCGEVFKVDESGYAAILKQIKDKEFQNELKTFSDQLEKEKENAIMLAKLDSKNQFSEELNKKDHEIARLESLITKEQLSKQNAMIEITSQKDKEILELKNKLESFSKDKELEITKIISKKDSEILEKENHIQKLNGQYQLKEQALREKYEENLRFKDEEISKIKDFKARLSTKMIGESLEQHCEIEFNKLRAIGFQDAYFEKDNDASSGSKGDYIFRCYDKDGSEFISIMFEMKNESNFTATKKKNEDFLKELDKDRRDKNCEYAVLVTMLEPENELYNSGIVDVSHRYEKMYVIRPQFFIPIITLLRNAALNALQVKKELILIKNQNIDIANFENKINDFKDQFSRNYRIASEKFCKAIEEIDKTINHLQKTKEALLSSQNNLRLANNKAEDLSIKRLTKDNPTMKAKFDEVHQQK